One Paracoccus sp. TOH DNA segment encodes these proteins:
- a CDS encoding nucleoside deaminase, with the protein MDFASHMPAALDEARAAARRGEVPVGAVLVGADGAVLARAGNRTREMRDPTAHAEILAIRAACAAIGSERLPGARLWVTLEPCPMCAAAISAARIALLYYGAEDPRMGGVRHGARVFDHPQCHHRPEIIDGISAEESRRLLQEFFRQRR; encoded by the coding sequence ATGGATTTCGCCTCGCACATGCCCGCAGCGCTTGATGAGGCCCGCGCCGCCGCCCGGCGCGGCGAGGTGCCGGTCGGCGCCGTGCTGGTGGGGGCCGACGGCGCGGTGCTGGCCCGCGCCGGCAACCGCACGCGCGAGATGCGCGACCCCACCGCCCATGCCGAGATCCTGGCGATCCGCGCCGCCTGCGCCGCCATCGGCTCGGAACGGCTGCCGGGCGCGCGGCTCTGGGTGACGCTGGAGCCCTGCCCGATGTGCGCCGCCGCCATCTCGGCCGCGCGCATCGCGCTGCTTTACTACGGCGCCGAGGATCCCCGCATGGGCGGCGTGCGCCATGGCGCGCGGGTCTTCGACCATCCGCAATGCCACCACCGGCCAGAGATCATCGACGGCATTTCGGCAGAAGAATCGCGCCGCCTGCTGCAAGAATTCTTTCGCCAACGCCGCTGA
- a CDS encoding pyruvate carboxylase has protein sequence MFHKILVANRGEIAIRVMRAANELGKKTVAVYAEEDKLSLHRFKADEAYRIGGGLGPVAAYLSIPEIIRVAKESGADAIHPGYGLLSENPDFVDACKAAGITFIGPSADTMRALGDKASARRVAIGAGVPVIPATEVLGEDMEAIKAEAATIGYPLMLKASWGGGGRGMRPIMGPEELPEKVREGRREAEAAFGNGEGYLEKMILRARHVEVQLLGDGHGGLYHLYERDCTVQRRNQKVVERAPAPYLTPEQRAEVCELALRIGRAVGYQNAGTVEFLMDMDSQAFYFIEVNPRVQVEHTVTEEVTGIDIVQSQILIAEGATLAQATGVASQQDVHLNGHALQCRVTTEDPLNNFIPDYGRITAYRSATGNGIRLDGGTAYSGGVITRYYDSLLVKVTAHAQTPEKAIARMDRALREFRVRGVATNIEFVINLLKHPTFLDDTYTTKFIDTTPDLFAFHKRRDRATKLLVYIADITVNGHPETAGRPLPPAEARIPVPPVAKAEPAPGTRQLLEERGAKAVADWMLDQKRLLITDTSMRDGHQSLLATRMRSIDMIRVAPAYAANLPGLFSVECWGGATFDVAYRFLQECPWQRLRDIRARMPNLMTQMLLRASNGVGYTNYPDNVVQEFVRQAAKTGVDVFRVFDSLNWVENMRVAMDAVIESGKICEGTICYTGDLLDPARSKYDLQYYLKMGRELRDAGAHVLGLKDMAGLLKPASAGVLVRALKEEIGLPVHFHTHDTGGIAGASILAAAEAGVDAVDCAMDAFSGNTSQPCLGSVVEALRHTGRDTGLDIEAIRRISNYWEAVREQYAAFESGLQAPASEVWLHEMPGGQFTNLKAQARSLGLEERWHEVAHAYAEVNRMFGDIVKVTPSSKVVGDMALMMVAQGLTRAQVEDPAVEVSFPDSVVDMMKGNLGQPPGGWPAALQKKVLKGEPALTARPGAAMPPVDLEATRADLIRQLEGKAVDDEDLNGYLMYPKVFLDYMGRHRQYGPVRTLPTRSFFYGMEPGEEIEAEIDPGKTLEIRLQTVGETDETGEVKVFFELNGQPRVIRVPNRLVKSQTAARPKADPANEGHLGAPMPGVVASVAVTQGQKVNPGDLLLTIEAMKMETGIHADRAGVVKALHVRAGEQIDAKDLMVELE, from the coding sequence ATGTTCCATAAGATTCTAGTAGCGAACCGTGGCGAGATTGCGATCCGGGTGATGCGGGCGGCAAACGAGCTTGGGAAGAAGACGGTCGCGGTCTATGCCGAGGAAGACAAGCTGAGCCTGCACCGCTTCAAGGCGGACGAGGCTTACCGCATCGGCGGCGGCCTGGGGCCGGTGGCGGCCTATCTGTCGATCCCCGAGATCATCCGCGTCGCGAAGGAATCCGGCGCCGATGCCATCCATCCGGGCTATGGGCTTCTGTCCGAGAACCCCGATTTCGTCGATGCCTGCAAGGCGGCGGGGATCACCTTCATCGGGCCGAGCGCCGACACCATGCGGGCGCTCGGCGACAAGGCCTCGGCGCGGCGCGTCGCCATCGGCGCCGGCGTGCCGGTCATTCCGGCCACCGAGGTCTTGGGCGAGGACATGGAGGCGATCAAGGCCGAGGCCGCGACCATCGGCTATCCGCTGATGCTGAAAGCCAGCTGGGGCGGCGGCGGGCGCGGCATGCGGCCGATCATGGGCCCCGAGGAGCTGCCCGAGAAGGTGCGCGAGGGCCGGCGCGAGGCCGAGGCCGCCTTCGGCAATGGTGAGGGCTATCTGGAAAAGATGATCCTGCGCGCCCGCCATGTCGAGGTGCAGCTTCTGGGCGACGGCCATGGCGGGCTTTACCATCTTTATGAACGCGACTGCACCGTGCAGCGCCGCAACCAGAAGGTGGTCGAGCGCGCCCCGGCGCCCTATCTGACCCCCGAGCAGCGCGCCGAGGTCTGCGAGCTGGCGCTGCGGATCGGCCGCGCCGTCGGCTACCAGAACGCCGGCACCGTCGAGTTCCTGATGGATATGGACAGCCAGGCGTTCTACTTCATCGAGGTGAACCCGCGCGTCCAGGTCGAGCATACCGTGACCGAGGAGGTCACCGGCATCGACATCGTGCAGAGCCAGATCCTGATCGCCGAGGGCGCGACGCTGGCGCAGGCCACCGGCGTCGCCAGCCAGCAGGACGTGCACCTGAACGGCCATGCCCTGCAATGCCGGGTCACGACCGAGGATCCGCTGAACAACTTCATCCCGGATTACGGCCGCATCACCGCCTATCGCTCGGCCACCGGCAACGGCATTCGCCTCGACGGCGGCACCGCCTATTCCGGCGGCGTCATCACCCGCTATTACGATTCTCTGCTGGTCAAGGTCACGGCGCACGCCCAGACGCCCGAGAAGGCCATCGCGCGGATGGACCGGGCGCTGCGCGAGTTCCGGGTGCGCGGCGTGGCGACGAATATCGAATTCGTCATCAACCTGCTGAAACACCCGACCTTCCTCGACGACACCTATACCACCAAGTTCATCGACACCACACCGGACCTGTTCGCGTTCCACAAGCGCCGCGACCGGGCGACGAAACTGCTGGTCTATATCGCCGACATCACCGTGAACGGCCATCCCGAGACCGCCGGCCGGCCGCTGCCGCCGGCCGAGGCGCGCATTCCCGTGCCGCCCGTGGCCAAGGCCGAACCGGCGCCGGGCACAAGGCAGCTTCTGGAGGAACGGGGGGCGAAAGCCGTCGCCGACTGGATGCTGGATCAGAAGCGGCTCTTGATCACCGACACCTCGATGCGCGACGGCCACCAGTCGCTGCTGGCCACGCGCATGCGCTCGATCGACATGATCCGGGTGGCGCCGGCCTATGCCGCGAACCTGCCCGGCCTGTTCTCGGTCGAATGCTGGGGCGGCGCGACTTTCGACGTCGCCTATCGCTTCCTGCAGGAATGCCCCTGGCAGCGGCTGCGCGACATCCGGGCGCGGATGCCGAACCTGATGACGCAGATGCTGCTGCGGGCCAGCAACGGCGTCGGCTATACCAACTATCCCGACAACGTGGTGCAGGAATTCGTCCGCCAGGCGGCCAAGACCGGCGTGGACGTGTTCCGGGTCTTCGACAGCCTGAACTGGGTCGAGAACATGCGCGTCGCCATGGATGCGGTGATCGAGAGCGGCAAGATCTGCGAGGGCACGATCTGCTATACCGGCGACCTGCTGGACCCGGCCCGGTCGAAATACGACCTGCAATACTACCTGAAGATGGGTCGCGAGCTGCGCGACGCCGGGGCGCATGTGCTGGGGCTCAAGGACATGGCGGGGCTTCTGAAGCCCGCCTCGGCCGGGGTTCTCGTGCGGGCGCTGAAGGAAGAAATCGGCCTGCCGGTGCATTTCCACACCCATGACACCGGCGGCATCGCCGGCGCCTCGATCCTGGCCGCGGCCGAGGCCGGGGTGGATGCGGTGGATTGCGCCATGGACGCGTTTTCCGGCAATACCTCGCAGCCCTGCCTGGGCTCGGTGGTCGAGGCGCTGCGCCATACCGGGCGCGACACCGGCCTGGATATCGAGGCGATCCGCCGGATCTCGAACTACTGGGAGGCGGTGCGCGAACAATATGCCGCCTTCGAGAGCGGCCTGCAGGCCCCGGCCTCGGAGGTCTGGCTGCACGAGATGCCGGGGGGCCAGTTCACCAACCTCAAGGCCCAGGCCCGCAGCCTTGGCCTGGAAGAGCGCTGGCACGAGGTCGCCCATGCCTATGCCGAGGTGAACCGGATGTTCGGCGACATCGTCAAGGTCACGCCCAGCTCGAAGGTGGTGGGCGACATGGCGCTGATGATGGTGGCGCAGGGGCTGACGCGGGCGCAGGTCGAGGATCCGGCGGTCGAGGTCTCCTTCCCCGATTCGGTCGTCGACATGATGAAGGGCAACCTGGGCCAACCGCCCGGGGGCTGGCCCGCCGCCCTGCAGAAGAAGGTGCTGAAGGGCGAGCCTGCCCTGACCGCCCGTCCCGGCGCCGCCATGCCGCCGGTCGACCTCGAGGCCACCCGCGCCGACCTGATCCGCCAGCTGGAAGGCAAGGCGGTCGATGACGAGGATCTGAACGGCTATCTGATGTATCCCAAGGTCTTTTTGGACTACATGGGCCGGCACCGGCAATACGGCCCGGTGCGGACGCTGCCGACGCGGAGCTTCTTCTACGGCATGGAGCCGGGCGAGGAGATCGAGGCCGAGATCGACCCCGGCAAGACGCTGGAGATCCGGCTGCAGACCGTGGGCGAGACCGACGAGACCGGCGAGGTCAAGGTGTTCTTCGAGCTGAACGGCCAGCCGCGGGTGATCCGGGTGCCGAACCGGCTGGTCAAATCGCAGACCGCCGCCCGTCCCAAGGCCGACCCGGCGAACGAGGGCCATCTGGGTGCGCCGATGCCCGGCGTCGTCGCCTCGGTCGCCGTCACGCAGGGCCAGAAGGTCAATCCCGGCGACCTGCTGCTGACCATCGAGGCGATGAAGATGGAAACCGGCATCCATGCCGACCGCGCCGGGGTGGTGAAAGCCCTGCACGTCAGGGCGGGAGAGCAGATCGACGCAAAAGACCTGATGGTCGAGCTGGAGTGA